One region of Candidatus Dadabacteria bacterium genomic DNA includes:
- the vapB gene encoding type II toxin-antitoxin system VapB family antitoxin, with amino-acid sequence MPAKGSVFKNNRTQAVRLPAEMRFPDDVKEVFVRVVGHDRILSPVDRAWDSFFLSEERVTDDFMTERASQEQPEREPFE; translated from the coding sequence ATGCCTGCTAAAGGATCAGTCTTCAAGAATAATAGAACTCAGGCCGTCAGGCTTCCCGCTGAGATGCGTTTTCCAGATGACGTCAAAGAGGTTTTTGTGCGGGTGGTCGGTCATGACCGTATACTTTCGCCTGTTGACCGTGCTTGGGATAGTTTCTTTTTGTCTGAGGAGCGTGTAACTGACGATTTTATGACTGAGCGTGCCAGTCAAGAGCAGCCGGAAAGAGAACCTTTTGAGTAA
- a CDS encoding alcohol dehydrogenase catalytic domain-containing protein has product MLAAVYHTNSDVRIEEFPRPEPGEGEILIRIRASGICGSDLMEWYRVPKAPLVLGHEIAGEVAEVGSGVSRFQVGDRVVATHHVPCEECRYCLSGRHTNCPMIRKSGFDPGGFSEYVRVAPPNVERGVLHLPDNVSFEEGSFTEPLGCVTRAISAAGLCSGDSVTILGSGTAGLLCLQYALHLGAGPVFMTDSDEFRLRKAVEFGASSVFSPEDDIASLVMEKNSGYLSDMVIVCTGARSAIKSAFNLVSPSGKILFFAPSDPEFTLDFPFNEYWWSGVRVVSSYAAAPGDLEYALSLIQKGAVDVGGMITHRFSLRDIQQGFVLAGNPQKSLKVIITF; this is encoded by the coding sequence ATGCTCGCCGCGGTCTATCACACAAACAGCGACGTAAGGATTGAGGAGTTCCCCCGCCCGGAGCCGGGAGAGGGGGAGATTCTGATCAGGATCAGGGCGAGCGGAATCTGCGGAAGCGATCTTATGGAGTGGTACAGGGTGCCGAAAGCTCCCCTGGTGCTCGGTCACGAAATTGCGGGGGAAGTGGCTGAAGTTGGATCGGGAGTGAGCCGGTTCCAGGTAGGCGACAGGGTCGTTGCCACTCATCATGTCCCTTGTGAGGAGTGCCGATACTGTCTTTCCGGAAGACATACCAACTGTCCCATGATAAGGAAGTCGGGTTTTGATCCTGGCGGGTTCTCAGAGTACGTGCGCGTTGCGCCGCCTAATGTTGAGAGGGGAGTTCTTCATCTTCCGGATAACGTGTCTTTTGAGGAGGGATCGTTCACGGAACCTCTTGGCTGTGTCACGAGAGCCATTAGCGCTGCGGGGCTTTGTAGTGGAGATAGCGTGACGATTCTCGGAAGCGGCACGGCGGGGCTTCTTTGCCTTCAGTATGCTCTTCACCTTGGGGCGGGGCCGGTTTTTATGACCGATTCAGACGAATTCAGGCTACGCAAGGCCGTGGAGTTCGGAGCCTCTTCTGTTTTCAGCCCCGAGGACGACATAGCTTCGCTTGTAATGGAGAAAAACTCCGGATACCTCTCTGACATGGTAATAGTCTGCACGGGAGCGCGGAGCGCGATAAAAAGCGCCTTCAATCTTGTCTCCCCCTCGGGGAAAATACTTTTTTTTGCCCCTTCCGACCCGGAGTTCACACTCGATTTTCCCTTTAACGAGTACTGGTGGTCGGGAGTACGAGTGGTAAGTTCATACGCTGCGGCTCCCGGAGACCTTGAATATGCTCTTTCTCTAATACAAAAAGGGGCTGTAGATGTGGGAGGGATGATTACCCACAGGTTTTCACTGCGGGATATTCAGCAGGGGTTTGTTCTTGCCGGGAACCCTCAAAAAAGTCTCAAGGTCATAATAACTTTCTGA
- the lsrF gene encoding 3-hydroxy-5-phosphonooxypentane-2,4-dione thiolase: MDWGMKNRMARIIRPDTGRAVMLALDHGYFLGPTHRLEIPEETITPLLPYADTIMLTRGVLRTSVSPDSGANVVLRVSGGTSIAGPHLENEGITTDFEEAIRLNVAGVGLSVFVGTEFERQTLLGLSELVNQGERYGIPVLGITAVGKELEKRDSRYLALCCRICAELGARIVKTYYCEDFEKVTGSCPVPIVIAGGPKLDTEMDVFNMTHEAISRGAAGVDMGRNIWQRDNPVAIIRAIRGIVHENMTPKQAHELFTELREKGS, encoded by the coding sequence ATGGACTGGGGCATGAAAAACAGGATGGCCCGCATTATAAGGCCCGATACCGGAAGAGCGGTTATGCTCGCGCTTGACCACGGCTACTTCCTCGGCCCCACGCATCGCCTTGAGATTCCCGAAGAAACCATAACCCCCCTTCTCCCGTACGCCGATACCATAATGCTCACAAGAGGAGTGCTCAGAACCTCGGTCTCCCCGGATTCGGGGGCCAACGTGGTGCTCAGGGTCTCCGGGGGAACGAGCATCGCGGGCCCGCACCTTGAGAACGAGGGCATTACGACGGATTTCGAGGAGGCTATAAGGCTTAACGTTGCGGGGGTAGGGCTTTCAGTCTTCGTAGGGACCGAGTTTGAAAGACAGACCCTTCTCGGGCTCTCAGAGCTTGTGAACCAGGGGGAGAGATACGGCATTCCGGTTCTCGGGATAACGGCTGTCGGCAAGGAGCTTGAAAAAAGGGACTCAAGGTACCTTGCGCTCTGCTGCAGGATATGCGCTGAGCTGGGGGCGCGCATCGTCAAGACCTATTACTGCGAGGATTTCGAGAAAGTGACCGGAAGCTGCCCGGTGCCCATAGTGATCGCGGGCGGTCCAAAGCTTGATACCGAGATGGACGTTTTCAACATGACTCACGAGGCCATATCCCGGGGCGCCGCGGGAGTGGACATGGGAAGGAACATCTGGCAGCGCGACAACCCCGTGGCGATTATAAGGGCGATCCGCGGGATCGTTCACGAGAACATGACCCCGAAGCAGGCCCACGAGCTTTTCACGGAACTAAGGGAGAAAGGCTCGTGA
- a CDS encoding BMP family ABC transporter substrate-binding protein, with protein sequence MRKILEKFLRADAFLLILLPAVLLISFSVLSCDDEDDSGPAVGIVYDTVGKQDRSFNESAYEGIKRAEAELGISVSEGTTDGTDREELVRSLAENNDLVIAVGFSFEGAIKKVAAEYPRTNFAGVDIRQGDSTPANFASLLFNEAEGSFLVGAAAAINTKTDKIGFIGGVCATPDRIIERFEAGFIAGARKVNPDIMIETEYLSHWDDSTGFDNAGKAEQVAMRMFGDGADVVFHAAGASGPGLFKAAEKGSKAEGTHLWAIGVDSDQYRTASESEREHILTSMLKRVDTAVYNIIEAQKNGGFQGGAVKNDLSNGGVDYSTSGGFVDKIRGRLEGYKTDIINGDIKVPTSPGKGCAEPQTY encoded by the coding sequence ATGAGAAAAATCCTGGAAAAATTCCTGAGAGCAGACGCATTCCTGTTAATCCTGCTCCCGGCAGTGCTGCTTATATCTTTTTCTGTCCTTTCATGCGACGACGAGGACGATAGCGGCCCCGCGGTGGGAATAGTCTACGACACCGTAGGCAAGCAGGACAGATCATTCAATGAGTCCGCTTATGAAGGGATCAAGAGGGCCGAGGCGGAACTCGGAATCTCTGTAAGCGAAGGGACAACGGATGGAACCGACCGTGAGGAACTTGTCCGTTCCTTGGCCGAGAACAACGACCTCGTGATAGCCGTCGGGTTTTCATTTGAGGGCGCGATTAAAAAAGTCGCTGCTGAATATCCGAGGACCAATTTTGCCGGAGTAGACATTCGGCAGGGAGATAGCACTCCTGCAAATTTCGCAAGCCTGCTTTTTAACGAGGCGGAAGGCTCCTTTCTGGTCGGCGCCGCGGCCGCGATTAACACAAAAACGGATAAAATCGGCTTCATAGGGGGAGTATGCGCCACTCCTGACAGGATCATCGAGAGATTCGAGGCGGGATTCATAGCCGGGGCAAGGAAGGTAAACCCGGATATCATGATTGAAACCGAGTACCTGTCTCACTGGGATGATTCGACGGGCTTTGACAACGCCGGTAAAGCGGAGCAGGTCGCGATGCGCATGTTCGGAGACGGAGCGGATGTCGTCTTTCACGCGGCCGGCGCCTCGGGACCGGGGCTTTTCAAGGCGGCAGAAAAAGGAAGCAAAGCGGAGGGGACCCATCTCTGGGCGATAGGGGTTGATTCCGACCAGTACAGGACCGCAAGCGAATCCGAGCGGGAGCACATACTGACCTCCATGCTGAAAAGGGTAGACACGGCAGTCTACAATATCATCGAAGCTCAGAAAAACGGCGGATTCCAAGGCGGAGCGGTAAAAAACGATCTCTCGAACGGTGGAGTCGACTACTCGACATCCGGGGGATTCGTGGACAAGATAAGAGGTCGTCTGGAAGGGTACAAGACCGACATAATAAACGGCGACATCAAGGTTCCAACATCTCCCGGAAAAGGCTGCGCGGAACCGCAGACTTACTGA
- the bioF gene encoding 8-amino-7-oxononanoate synthase, with protein MEAPDSLEWIEDELMAIRENNLFRTLTEIASGQSPEILIGGEKHLLLASNNYLGLSTDPRVIAAAAEALSEYGTGSGGSRLVSGSSGLHAELEGKIAEFKSTEAAILFSSGYLANVGTIAALVGEGDTVFSDELNHASIIDGCRLSRARVEVYPHLDTDSLRRMVSRSRGGGKKLIVTDTVFSMDGDLVDLGEVCSISERYGCMLMVDEAHAMGVLGEKGSGATEHFGVERRVPVVMGTLSKAVGSLGGYVAGSRSLVDFIRNRVRSYIFDTSLPAACLAASIEAICIIESEPERRRHLMGLVDTFKAGLCEMGFSVLPSQSAIVPVLTGEPEATLSLASALRDRGIYTPAVRPPSVPAGKCRIRASLMATHTKDQISRALEGFRDSKSLVESF; from the coding sequence CGATTCTCTTGAGTGGATTGAGGATGAATTAATGGCCATAAGGGAGAATAATCTTTTCAGAACGCTTACGGAGATCGCCTCGGGGCAGTCCCCTGAGATACTGATCGGCGGGGAAAAGCACCTGCTTCTCGCTTCCAACAACTATCTGGGTCTCTCCACCGACCCGAGAGTGATCGCGGCGGCGGCCGAGGCTCTTTCTGAGTACGGTACGGGCTCGGGAGGGTCAAGGCTAGTAAGCGGAAGCTCCGGCCTTCACGCCGAGCTCGAGGGGAAAATAGCGGAGTTCAAATCGACCGAGGCCGCGATCCTTTTCTCAAGCGGCTATCTGGCGAATGTGGGAACGATCGCCGCGCTGGTCGGGGAAGGGGACACGGTGTTCAGCGACGAGCTTAACCACGCATCAATAATAGACGGCTGCAGACTCTCCCGGGCGAGAGTAGAGGTGTATCCCCATCTCGATACGGACAGCCTTCGGCGCATGGTTTCCCGAAGCCGTGGCGGCGGAAAGAAGCTCATAGTCACGGACACGGTGTTCAGCATGGACGGAGACCTCGTTGACCTCGGGGAGGTCTGCTCGATCTCCGAGCGCTACGGATGCATGCTCATGGTGGACGAGGCCCACGCCATGGGGGTTCTCGGGGAGAAGGGCAGCGGAGCCACCGAGCATTTCGGAGTCGAGCGGAGGGTTCCCGTGGTCATGGGTACTCTTTCAAAGGCCGTCGGGTCCCTGGGCGGATACGTGGCCGGCAGCCGATCTCTCGTCGATTTCATCCGAAACAGGGTAAGAAGCTACATTTTCGATACTTCCCTTCCCGCAGCCTGCCTCGCCGCGTCAATTGAGGCTATCTGTATCATAGAGAGCGAACCGGAGAGAAGAAGGCATCTGATGGGGCTTGTCGATACGTTCAAGGCGGGGCTTTGCGAAATGGGGTTTTCCGTGCTTCCCTCTCAGAGCGCTATAGTCCCTGTGCTTACGGGTGAGCCGGAGGCGACACTCAGTCTGGCGTCGGCACTTAGGGACAGGGGAATTTACACTCCCGCGGTAAGACCTCCATCGGTTCCCGCCGGAAAATGCAGAATAAGGGCGTCGCTTATGGCGACCCACACGAAGGATCAGATATCCCGGGCCCTTGAGGGTTTCAGGGATTCAAAATCGCTCGTTGAGAGTTTCTGA